The Pseudomonadota bacterium genome contains a region encoding:
- a CDS encoding UPF0236 family protein yields MVKKITWHTSYGEISVFERTFLDKGKLYRPFSYTAEVTSRCYSLPLQRIITDFGADVSFQKISKKLMEHYGISVSVSSAQKITEKHAESIKRIEYLHRDIPEDDGVKSLICETDGTMIPIVDTVEKNGTSVDKRKTRSVRWKEARLAFARQKDKVDRIFSGTLGLTDMAGDHLFDCAVRAEFGGKTKVHCVGDGAPWIAEQVERVFGNQGNYLIDFYHLCDYMAAASKKCFPENPDAWLDQQKKRMKEGAVNKVLKSLSLHEEPKSKQDKDAPVRCCLRYINNRPGQFKYKETLAGNLPIGSGEIESAHRYVIQDRLKIPGAWWKEINASHMLALRIIRENGEWDKYWEDNKAA; encoded by the coding sequence ATGGTAAAAAAAATAACTTGGCATACAAGTTATGGGGAAATATCTGTTTTTGAGAGAACTTTTTTAGATAAAGGGAAGTTGTATAGACCTTTTTCTTATACGGCAGAAGTAACAAGCCGCTGTTATTCGCTTCCTTTACAGCGTATCATCACGGACTTTGGAGCAGATGTATCATTTCAAAAGATATCAAAAAAACTAATGGAGCATTATGGAATAAGTGTTTCTGTCAGTTCAGCGCAAAAGATCACAGAGAAGCATGCTGAATCTATTAAGAGAATAGAATACCTGCATAGAGATATACCCGAAGATGATGGGGTAAAAAGTTTGATATGTGAAACAGATGGAACAATGATTCCAATAGTGGATACTGTTGAAAAAAACGGAACCTCTGTAGACAAACGAAAGACTCGTAGCGTTCGATGGAAAGAAGCGCGTTTAGCTTTTGCCCGGCAGAAAGATAAGGTTGATCGGATATTTAGTGGTACACTTGGTTTGACAGATATGGCCGGAGACCATCTATTTGATTGTGCTGTTAGAGCTGAATTCGGGGGTAAAACAAAAGTACATTGTGTTGGTGACGGAGCCCCATGGATTGCAGAACAGGTAGAAAGGGTATTCGGCAATCAAGGGAATTATTTAATCGATTTTTATCATTTATGTGATTACATGGCAGCAGCTTCTAAAAAGTGTTTTCCGGAAAATCCGGATGCTTGGCTGGATCAACAAAAAAAGAGGATGAAAGAAGGAGCTGTCAATAAAGTATTGAAGTCTTTGTCGTTACATGAAGAACCGAAATCAAAACAAGATAAAGATGCGCCGGTTCGTTGCTGTTTGCGCTATATCAACAACCGTCCGGGACAATTTAAATATAAAGAGACATTAGCTGGCAATTTACCAATTGGTTCTGGTGAAATAGAAAGTGCGCATCGTTATGTCATACAAGATCGTTTAAAAATACCAGGTGCATGGTGGAAAGAAATAAATGCCAGCCATATGCTCGCATTAAGAATCATTAGGGAGAATGGCGAGTGGGATAAATACTGGGAAGATAATAAAGCAGCATAA
- a CDS encoding phosphomannomutase — protein MVVGYDIRLQSLALAKAVSEGLLDSNVDVIDIGLCGTEEIYFQTADRHVGGGIMVTASHNPMDYNGMKMVREDSRPISGDSGLNIIKELAEKNVFNKNTSRGSLINDKSKENYIQHLLGYVNRPALKPLKIVVNAGNGCAGLVVDQLAHHLPFEFIRIHHEPDGNFPNGIPNPLLPENRAATSNAVKKHRADFGIAWDGDFDRCFFFDENGRFIEGYYLVGLLAVQILEKHPGARIIHDPRLMWNTVSMVEAAGGIPVQSKTGHAFIKERMRIENAAYGGEMSAHHYFRDFAYCDSGMIPWLLVSERISKTGIPLSNFVDEQMKAYPCSGEINYTVKDNTKVIEQILSHYKANALLVDRTDGVSVEFKEWRFNLRASNTEHLLRLNLETRGDTTLLQERIQDLYRIISASAY, from the coding sequence GTGGTTGTTGGTTATGATATACGCCTACAAAGTCTTGCACTGGCAAAAGCTGTTTCTGAAGGCCTTCTGGACAGCAATGTCGATGTAATCGATATCGGCCTTTGTGGAACTGAAGAGATTTATTTTCAAACAGCCGACCGACATGTGGGTGGTGGCATCATGGTCACCGCCAGCCATAACCCCATGGATTACAATGGCATGAAGATGGTACGTGAGGATAGCCGTCCGATCAGCGGCGACAGTGGCCTTAATATCATAAAGGAATTGGCCGAAAAAAATGTGTTTAATAAGAATACTTCACGGGGCTCGCTGATAAATGACAAAAGCAAGGAAAATTATATTCAACATTTGCTGGGATATGTTAACCGCCCTGCCCTGAAACCACTTAAAATAGTCGTCAACGCTGGCAACGGGTGTGCAGGATTGGTCGTGGATCAGCTTGCCCATCACCTGCCTTTTGAGTTCATACGCATCCATCACGAACCGGATGGAAACTTTCCAAACGGCATTCCAAACCCGCTGCTTCCTGAAAATCGAGCGGCAACATCTAATGCCGTTAAAAAACATCGGGCTGATTTCGGGATTGCCTGGGACGGAGATTTTGATCGCTGTTTCTTTTTCGATGAAAATGGTCGGTTCATTGAAGGGTATTATCTGGTCGGCTTATTAGCCGTTCAAATTTTAGAAAAACATCCAGGCGCGCGTATTATCCATGATCCGCGTCTAATGTGGAATACGGTATCGATGGTCGAGGCGGCTGGCGGCATCCCCGTGCAGAGCAAGACGGGACACGCCTTTATTAAGGAGCGTATGCGAATAGAAAACGCAGCTTACGGTGGTGAGATGAGCGCTCATCACTACTTTCGAGACTTTGCCTATTGTGATTCTGGAATGATTCCATGGCTTCTTGTATCCGAACGAATTTCGAAAACTGGAATCCCCCTGTCAAATTTTGTAGATGAACAAATGAAGGCATACCCATGTAGTGGAGAAATCAACTATACTGTAAAAGACAATACAAAAGTCATAGAACAAATTCTTTCACATTATAAAGCAAATGCCCTATTAGTGGATCGTACAGATGGTGTTAGCGTTGAATTCAAAGAATGGCGGTTCAATTTGCGCGCATCGAACACCGAACATCTCCTGAGACTCAATTTAGAAACCAGAGGTGATACAACACTCCTCCAAGAGCGTATACAAGATCTTTACAGAATCATTTCAGCCTCAGCATATTAA